From a region of the Micropterus dolomieu isolate WLL.071019.BEF.003 ecotype Adirondacks linkage group LG21, ASM2129224v1, whole genome shotgun sequence genome:
- the fzd10 gene encoding frizzled-10 produces the protein MRSTVNLSLICVLLVLWNGGGSAISSIEPDWSGEGRCQQINIPQCKDIGYNMTRMPNLMGHDDQKEAAIKLQEFATLIQFGCHSHLKFFLCSLYAPMCTEQVSNPIPACRVMCEQVKLKCSPILEQFNFPWPDSLDCSRLPTKNDPNNLCMEAPNNGSDEPPKVSHTQPPDFRPQRPLSGQDLHLKDSASKQTCSNPGKFHFVEKSESCAPKCYPKVDVYWSQGDKHFSLVWIAIWSILCFVSSAFTVLTFLIDPQRFKYPERPIIFLSMSYCVYSVGYLIRLFVGADRIACDRDNGVQYIIQEGLESTGCTIVFLILYYFGMASSLWWVILTLTWFLAAGKKWGHEAIEANSSYFHLAAWAIPAVKTIMILVMRKVAGDELTGVCYVGSMDVKALTGFVLIPLSCYLIIGTSFLLSGFVALFHIRKIMKTEGENTDKLEKLMVRIGVFSVLYTVPATCVIACYFYERLNMDYWRILAGEQKCVDSSGPESDECVMKTSIPAVEIFMVKIFMLLVVGITSGMWIWTSKTLQSWQNVFSRKLKKRTRRKAASVFTSSRPYIKPHPTLKGHSTKYEPTRAPPTCV, from the coding sequence GAGATGTCAGCAGATCAACATCCCCCAGTGCAAAGACATTGGCTACAACATGACTCGCATGCCAAATCTTATGGGCCACGATGACCAAAAAGAGGCAGCAATAAAGCTGCAGGAGTTTGCCACACTGATACAGTTTGGATGCCATAGTCATCTCAAATTTTTCCTGTGTTCACTGTATGCTCCCATGTGCACAGAGCAGGTGTCCAACCCCATCCCAGCATGTAGAGTTATGTGTGAGCAGGTCAAGCTGAAGTGCTCACCTATCTTGGAACAGTTTAACTTCCCCTGGCCGGACTCCCTGGACTGCTCCCGGCTGCCGACCAAAAACGACCCAAACAACCTCTGCATGGAGGCGCCCAACAACGGCTCAGATGAGCCTCCCAAAGTCTCCCACACACAGCCTCCAGATTTCAGGCCACAGCGGCCTCTGAGCGGGCAGGACCTGCACCTTAAGGACAGTGCCAGCAAGCAGACGTGCAGCAATCCTGGCAAGTTCCACTTTGTAGAGAAAAGTGAGTCCTGTGCCCCCAAATGCTACCCCAAAGTGGATGTATACTGGAGTCAGGGAGACAAGCACTTCTCACTTGTGTGGATCGCCATCTGGTCCATCCTCTGCTTTGTCTCCAGTGCCTTCACTGTGCTCACTTTCCTCATAGACCCGCAGCGGTTTAAATACCCCGAGAGGCCGATCATTTTCCTCTCTATGTCCTACTGTGTTTACTCTGTGGGCTACCTCATCCGACTTTTTGTAGGAGCTGACAGAATAGCCTGTGACAGAGACAATGGGGTCCAGTATATTATCCAGGAGGGTCTGGAGAGCACCGGCTGCACTATTGTGTTTCTCATCCTGTATTATTTTGGCATGGCCAGCTCCCTCTGGTGGGTTATCCTGACCCTCACATGGTTCCTGGCTGCAGGGAAGAAATGGGGTCATGAGGCCATCGAGGCCAACAGCAGCTACTTCCACCTGGCAGCGTGGGCCATCCCGGCCGTAAAGACCATCATGATCCTGGTGATGAGGAAGGTGGCGGGGGATGAGCTGACGGGCGTCTGCTACGTTGGCAGCATGGATGTCAAAGCTCTCACTGGCTTTGTGCTTATTCCTCTCTCCTGCTACCTTATTATTGGCACTTCATTCCTGCTGTCTGGCTTCGTGGCCCTCTTCCACATTCGTAAGATAATGAAAACGGAGGGGGAGAACACAGACAAGCTTGAGAAGTTGATGGTTCGCATCGGGGTcttctctgtgctctacactgtCCCGGCCACATGCGTCATCGCCTGCTATTTCTACGAGAGGCTCAACATGGACTACTGGCGCATCCTGGCAGGGGAGCAGAAGTGTGTGGACAGCAGCGGGCCAGAGTCAGACGAGTGTGTCATGAAGACTTCCATACCCGCTGTTGAGATCTTCATGGTGAAGATCTTCATGCTGTTGGTGGTGGGCATCACTAGCGGCATGTGGATCTGGACCTCAAAGACACTGCAGTCGTGGCAGAATGTGTTCAGCAGGAAGCTaaaaaagaggacgaggaggaagGCTGCCAGCGTGTTCACCAGCAGCAGGCCTTACATCAAACCTCACCCAACTCTCAAAGGGCACAGTACTAAGTATGAGCCTACACGGGCCCCTCCAACATGTGTATGA